A region from the Cyprinus carpio isolate SPL01 chromosome A8, ASM1834038v1, whole genome shotgun sequence genome encodes:
- the pcsk1nl gene encoding proprotein convertase subtilisin/kexin type 1 inhibitor, like has protein sequence MSGLLTSSLLLFLSLTLFQIPTPEAKPLSTMRGGGRSFDTQAGGVRLRRDLRDSVPYEAQMMSYPAADFRSRSNDLYYQPEVLRAQGVGQALQRLVENDQRRDQEAAYLASMLRLLNEAQNNGQGKPEEEEEEEGDFQGPYPPDYDETEQAVSMAKPQASWQGLLDPQLTQALLNRYKQERLMQAGLAPNTNRIPEREQDKDQEMLRYLVEKILSSLGSGGNQGGPSNQRAKRDLSIVANMEQSGGSALKRSRRSLDSAPGPSPHAEASLLRVKRLDGDMDDDEVAGQSNRMPHVGLQRMKRIDTDLPPPKNHSRKRRALTYDPALIAQHILQYLPA, from the exons CCTCTCTCTACCATGCGTGGAGGAGGTCGCAGCTTTGACACCCAGGCAGGTGGAGTCCGTCTGCGAAGAGACCTGCGTGATTCAGTGCCCTACGAGGCCCAGATGATGTCTTACCCCGCTGCTGACTTCAGGAGTCGGAGCAATGATCTGTACTACCAACCAGAGGTCTTAAGAGCTCAAGGTGTTGGACAAGCCCTCCAGCGGCTAGTGGAGAATGATCAGAGGCGGGATCAGGAAGCAGCATATCTGGCATCAATGCTGCGTCTCCTGAACGAGGCACAGAATAACGGGCAGGGCAaaccagaggaagaggaggaggaggagggtgatTTCCAGGGCCCGTACCCTCCAGACTACGACGAGACCGAGCAGGCTGTGAGCATGGCGAAGCCCCAGGCCTCATGGCAGGGCCTTCTGGATCCTCAGCTTACTCAGGCTCTACTCAACCGCTACAAGCAGGAGAGACTGATGCAGGCTGGACTCGCTCCGAACACCAACAGGATACCAGAGAGAGAGCAGGACAAAGACCAAGAGATGCTCAGG TACCTTGTTGAGAAGATCCTCTCCAGCTTGGGATCGGGTGGCAATCAGGGAGGCCCTTCAAACCAGCGTGCTAAACGGGACCTGAGCATTGTGGCCAACATGGAGCAATCTGGAGGATCCGCCCTAAAACGCTCCCGCCGGTCCTTGGACTCCGCCCCTGGCCCCTCCCCCCATGCTGAGGCATCACTGCTGAGGGTGAAACGGCTCGATGGCGACATGGACGACGACGAGGTTGCAGGGCAGAGCAACAGAATGCCACACGTCGGTCTACAGAGAATGAAGCGCATAGACACTGACCTGCCACCCCCCAAAAACCACAGCCGCAAGCGCAGAGCCCTGACCTACGACCCCGCTCTGATCGCACAGCACATCCTGCAGTACCTGCCAGCCTAA